The following proteins come from a genomic window of Populus nigra chromosome 6, ddPopNigr1.1, whole genome shotgun sequence:
- the LOC133696043 gene encoding large ribosomal subunit protein uL15x, whose product MTTRFKKNRKKRGHVSAGHGRIGKHRKHPGGRGNAGGMHHHRILFDKYHPGYFGKVGMRYFHKLRNKFHCPIVNIDKLWSMVPQDVKDKATKDTMPMIDVTQFGYFKVLGKGVLPEKQPIVVKAKLISKIAEKKIKEAGGAVLLTA is encoded by the coding sequence ATGACGACTCGCTTCAAGAAGAACCGGAAGAAGAGAGGGCACGTCAGTGCTGGCCATGGACGTATCGGCAAGCACAGGAAGCACCCAGGTGGTCGTGGTAATGCTGGAGGTATGCACCACCACCGGATTCTATTCGACAAGTACCATCCTGGTTACTTTGGCAAAGTCGGTATGCGTTACTTCCACAAGCTCCGCAACAAGTTCCACTGTCCGATCGTGAACATCGACAAGCTCTGGTCCATGGTCCCTCAGGATGTTAAGGACAAGGCAACCAAGGATACTATGCCGATGATCGATGTCACTCAGTTCGGGTACTTCAAAGTTCTTGGGAAGGGGGTTTTGCCTGAGAAGCAACCAATCGTTGTCAAGGCCAAGCTTATTTCGAAGATTGCTGAGAAGAAGATTAAAGAGGCTGGTGGGGCTGTTTTGCTTACTGCTTAG